A window of the Trichoderma asperellum chromosome 4, complete sequence genome harbors these coding sequences:
- a CDS encoding uncharacterized protein (BUSCO:EOG092D36PK): protein MPITIHNPQPAAPAPRRPRAVDIDMDVPSDSDSDSESGGAAIQGDIPMLDDESVAQDEDDEDEEQGDARDEILTPGTVITSNSQWMRGHGTYVPLNTSSITSSLAGTLTRTNKLLSVRPLRARYNPEIGDLVVGRIVEVQAKRWRVDVAAAQLAILQISAINLPGGILRKRTETDELQIRSFFAEGDLLVAEVQQLHQDGAASLHTRSLKYGKLRNGVFVAVAGTGGGAGVVRSKRQLWTMEAANGGGKIDVLLGVNGYIWISKHIESDAAAEAAGINRMEENVSSQIYSSQNNHIDVTTMREIARCRSVILALVENGVKVDEDTVTRGYNEAVEFGRESMEDDIYLGGERGQRLAAALAGR from the exons ATGCCCATCACAATTCACAACCCCCAGCCAGCCGCGCCGGCTCCTCGGCGGCCACGCGCAGTAGATATCGATATGGATGTTCCATCAGACTCAGACTCAGACTCAGAAAGCGGCGGTGCTGCTATCCAGGGCGACATCCCCATGTTGGACGACGAGAGCGTCGCgcaggatgaagacgatgaagatgaagagcaagGCGACGCTAGAGACGAAATTCTGACTCCTGGAACGGTCATCACTTCTAATTCTCAATGGATGCG CGGTCACGGCACCTACGTCCCACTCAACACCTCCTCCATCACCTCCTCCCTCGCAGGCACCCTCACCCGCACAAACAAGCTCCTCTCCGTGCGTCCCCTCCGCGCGCGCTACAACCCCGAGATTGGCGACCTCGTCGTCGGCCGCATCGTCGAGGTCCAGGCCAAGCGCTGGCGCGTcgacgtcgccgccgcccagctcGCCATCCTCCAAATCTCCGCCATCAACCTCCCCGGCGGCATCCTCCGCAAGCGCACCGAGACCGACGAGCTCCAGATCCGGAGCTTCTTCGCCGAGGGCGACCTGCTCGTCGCCGaggtgcagcagctgcaccaGGACGGCGCCGCCAGCCTGCACACCCGCAGTCTCAAGTACGGCAAGCTGCGAAACGGCGTGTTTGTCGCCGTGGCGGGCACCGGCGGAGGCGCCGGCGTTGTGCGTTCCAAGCGCCAGCTGTGGACCATGGAGGCGGCCAACGGGGGCGGCAAGATTGACGTCCTGCTCGGCGTCAACGGGTACATCTGGATCAGCAAGCACATTGAGAgcgatgctgccgctgaggCGGCTGGCATTAACCGGATGGAGGAGAACGTCAGCTCGCAGATCTACTCTAGCCAGAACAACCACATTGACGTTACTACAATGAGGGAGATTGCCCGGTGCAGGAGCGTGATTCTTGCGCTGGTGGAGAACGGAGTCAAGGTGGATGAGGACACCGTGACGAGGGGATACAATGAGGCGGTTGAGTTTGGAAGGGAGTCAATGGAGGATGATATCTACCTGGGAGGCGAAAGGGGGCAAAGACTAGCTGCGGCGTTGGCTGGGCGATAG
- a CDS encoding uncharacterized protein (TransMembrane:1 (o507-526i)), which translates to MALKIGAIPPLEPTALDEITARYNTLRATFRSGRTKDVEYRKQQLRRLYWSFVDNTELIELCLNQDMHKSKYESHLSEIDWCKQECLDAIQHLDKWVQDESIDNMPLQFWAMKPRIRNEPLGVILNIGAYNFPFQTNMTAVVGAIAAGNTLILKPSELSPASCMVLQKIFDDALDPESYVCIQGGLEESKHVLEHKFDKIAFTGGKRTGTIIAKKAAETLTPVLLELGGQNPAFVTRNADLKLAARRLLWQKVLNAGQVCLSHNYVLIERCVQNKFIDELNKQYKEFMPEGAKASPDYSRVVNKTHYERLKKMVDNSKGKIVMGGSMDESDFFIEPTVVLVDDVNDSMIVEESFGPVWSILPYDTLDEAINMANEIDPTPLALFTFGSDKENEKVLKNVTSGGATINDGFFHAMLNPLPLGGIGSSGMGNYHGYFSFKTFSHQRAIAKVPSWADKLLRVRYMPYSWGALKSHHRMAAGKPNFDRNGNLSKGLRYWLTMLLSLGSKSAAGTVN; encoded by the exons ATGGCGCTCAAGATTGGCGCCATCCCGCCGCTGGAGCCCACGGCCCTGGACGAAATCACTGCTCGGTACAACACGCTGCGCGCCACCTTCAGGTCCGGCCGCACAAAGGATGTCGAGTAtcgcaagcagcagctgcgccGCCTCTACTGGAGCTTCGTCGACAACACCGAGCTGATCGAGCTGTGCCTGAACCAGGACATGCACAAGTCCAAGTACGAGTCGCACCTCTCCGAGATCGACTGGTGCAAGCAGGAATGCCTCGACGCCATCCAGCACCTGGACAAATGGGTCCAGGACGAGAGCATCGACAACATGCCCCTGCAGTTCTGGGCCATGAAGCCGCGCATCAGGAACGAGCCGCTGGGCGTCATCCTCAACATTGGCGCCTACAACTTCCCCTTCCAGACCAACATGACGGCCGTCGTGGGCGCCATCGCCGCGGGCAACACCCTCATCCTCAAGCCGTCCGAGCTGTCGCCCGCCTCGTGCATGGTTCTGCAGAAGATCTTTGACGACGCGCTGGACCCGGAGAGCTACGTCTGCATCCAGGGTGGCCTCGAAGAGAGCAAGCACGTGCTGGAGCACAAGTTTGACAAGATTGCCTTCACTGGCGGCAAACGAACTGgcaccatcatcgccaagaaGGCCGCCGAGACGCTGACGCCTGTGCTCCTCGAGCTGGGCGGCCAGAACCCTGCCTTTGTGACCCGGAATGCCGACCTCAAGCTTGCCGCCCGCCGTCTGCTCTGGCAAAAGGTCCTCAATGCCGGCCAGGTGTGCCTCTCGCACAACTACGTCCTCATTGAGCGATGCGTGCAAAACAAGTTCATCGACGAGCTCAACAAGCAGTACAAGGAGTTCATGCCCGAGGGCGCAAAGGCGAGCCCCGACTATTCTCGTGTTGTCAACAAGACTCATTATGAGcgattgaagaagatggtggacAACTCCAAGGGCAAGATTGTCATGGGAGGGTCCATGGACGAGAGCGATTTCTTTATTGAACCCACGGTTGTGCTGGTCGACGATGTGAATGATAGCATGATTGTGGAAGAATCGTTTGGTCCTGTTTGGTCCATTCTGCCGTATGACACCCTGGACGAAGCCATCAACATGGCTAATGAAATTGATCCCACACCATTGGCTCTTTTCACCTTTGGCTCGGATAAGGAGAACGAGAAAG TACTCAAGAACGTCACGTCAGGAGGAGCCACCATCAACGACGGCTTCTTTCACGCCATGCTCAACCCCCTTCCTCTTGGCGGTATCGGCTCTTCCGGCATGGGCAACTACCACGGCTACTTCTCCTTCAAGACCTTTAGCCACCAGCGCGCCATCGCCAAAGTGCCCAGCTGGGCAGACAAGCTGCTCCGCGTGCGATATATGCCGTACTCGTGGGGCGCGCTGAAGAGCCACCACCGCATGGCCGCGGGGAAGCCCAACTTTGACCGCAACGGCAACCTGTCCAAGGGACTGAGGTACTGGCTTACCATGCTGTTGAGCCTAGGCTCAAAGAGCGCTGCAGG GACTGTGAATTAA
- a CDS encoding uncharacterized protein (TransMembrane:2 (o35-56i77-95o)~EggNog:ENOG41), which produces MAGDKVPTLHSLEKPEKLQDVLRQDRGDDCLGCKIIGSGAFFGLAGYSYFSGMSQLEKQRAAILQSKSIFGMRSRRFGIVTISAGLAWMGLWRALK; this is translated from the exons ATGGCTGGCGACAAGGTCCCAACTCTGCACTCGCTAGAGAAGCCTGAAAAGCTTCAAGATGTCTTACGCCAGGACCGCGGCGATGACTGCCTAGGCTGCAAAATTATAG GAAGCGGTGCATTTTTTGGCCTTGCGGGATATAGTTATTTCTCTGGCATGTCACAGTTGGAAAAGCAAAGGGCTGCTATTCTTCAGAGCAAGTCAATATTTGGCATGAGGAGTCGGCGATTTGGCATCGTCACTATCTCAGCGGGCCTGGCCTGGATGGGTCTCTGGAGAGCCCTCAAATGA